A single Paenibacillus kribbensis DNA region contains:
- a CDS encoding GH36-type glycosyl hydrolase domain-containing protein — protein MNTSLDQNILLRAGDLSFTFLSSGDVYKIAHGSTMINQLLTNSVDGSLNNLYLRLYRPSGVSITPLLGARSPGVIRQTDRQIIWEGFTAGVGYQVAFTLSSLGVWFWDIVLQGDNVEADIVYGQDVGIADTAAVRNNEAYLSQYIDHTVYHDEQRGYTVCSRQNQPQNQAFPYLQQGSLTRTIGYSTDGFQFFGLSYKETNEPEALRRDSLANEVYQYEFAYTALQSERVKLTGEARFTFYGLFQPNHPTAVTKLEYQELVTKAREEVAAILAIASDATIPAHAAGNLQAMRVAPAQTIGEPLHTLDLTDAEVEQLFPNRQEEERDGDTLLSFFTDSYEHVVLKSKELRVERPHGHILMGGHYTGGKEETITTTSYMYGVFNSQLVIGNTNFNKMITNTRNALNIPKTSGQRIYVGIEGKYRLLTMPSLFEIGFNYVRWYYKIASDTLIITNHTNADTLEVRLHMRSASGKAYPFLVTQQLSMHVNEYELPFHMEREGDDLLFRADSASLSAEAYPDLLYRMQVQGAPLQQVSDARALLQGAACPDPSLVVLELGDSSEWTCTVQGWLHGRSARKNHARRERRISFEDERERYREYLAELMNGFHLTQDGHETSELFRVNAVAWWYTHNMLVHYSVPHGLEQYGGAAWGTRDVCQGPVEYFSAVQKYDEVRSILLTVFSHQYEDSGSWPQWFMFDNYTRVQQEESHGDIIVWPLKVLGDYLTATRDYSILGENVPYTHRHSFDFTKQTATLMEHAKKEIEYIRANFLHDTHLSAYGDGDWDDTLQPANAQLKQYMASSWTVALTYQVISSFAAALEEAPAGVVDEADKIAQELHQMAEGIRKDFNRYMLESGTIPGFVYMEEPGQPKLMLHPSDPETGIHYRLLPMTRSMISQLLTPEQALAHEQLIREQFLCPDGVRLMNRPAQYDGGVSSHFKRAEQAANFGREVGLQYVHAHIRFVEAMAKLGRKDDAWHSLKLINPVGIRTSVPNAEWRQSNAYFSSSDGKFNTRYEAQERFGELREGTVPVKGGWRIYSSGPGIYMNQLISNVLGIRQSGEDLILDPVLPDDLDGLEFEFSFAGKPITFVYRMLQEHHNGEQGRAVLNGMLLESKPANDNRYRSGAMRIKRDTFEQALADYDGVHRLEIIL, from the coding sequence ATGAATACAAGTCTGGATCAAAATATTCTGCTGCGGGCAGGCGACCTGTCCTTTACCTTTCTGAGCAGTGGTGATGTGTACAAAATCGCTCATGGCTCAACCATGATCAACCAGCTGCTGACCAATTCGGTCGACGGTTCCCTGAACAATCTGTACTTGAGACTGTACCGTCCGTCCGGCGTGAGCATCACTCCACTGCTTGGAGCTCGTTCACCTGGAGTGATCCGCCAGACGGATCGACAGATTATTTGGGAAGGCTTCACCGCTGGTGTAGGCTATCAGGTAGCCTTTACACTAAGCAGTCTGGGAGTATGGTTCTGGGATATAGTCCTACAAGGCGATAATGTTGAAGCAGATATCGTGTACGGTCAGGATGTCGGCATTGCGGATACCGCTGCTGTACGCAATAATGAAGCCTATTTGTCTCAATATATTGACCATACAGTCTACCATGACGAACAAAGAGGCTACACGGTTTGCTCCCGTCAAAATCAGCCGCAAAATCAGGCATTCCCTTACCTCCAGCAAGGCTCGTTAACCCGTACCATCGGCTACTCGACGGACGGATTTCAGTTCTTTGGACTTTCGTACAAAGAAACGAATGAGCCGGAAGCCCTGCGCCGCGACTCGCTCGCCAATGAAGTGTACCAATACGAATTCGCCTATACAGCATTGCAATCCGAGCGGGTGAAGCTTACTGGGGAAGCTCGCTTTACCTTTTACGGCCTGTTCCAGCCGAATCATCCCACTGCAGTGACGAAGCTGGAGTATCAGGAACTGGTGACAAAAGCACGCGAAGAAGTCGCTGCCATTTTGGCCATCGCTTCCGATGCTACCATTCCAGCACATGCCGCAGGTAATTTACAGGCAATGCGTGTAGCTCCAGCTCAAACGATCGGTGAGCCGCTGCACACCCTGGACCTGACCGATGCCGAGGTGGAACAGCTTTTCCCGAATCGGCAGGAGGAAGAACGGGATGGCGATACACTGCTATCCTTTTTTACGGACAGCTATGAGCATGTCGTACTCAAATCCAAAGAGCTTCGTGTAGAACGTCCCCACGGGCATATTTTAATGGGTGGGCATTACACAGGAGGCAAGGAAGAAACGATTACCACCACCTCCTATATGTATGGAGTGTTCAATTCCCAACTCGTCATCGGGAACACAAACTTCAACAAAATGATCACAAACACGCGTAATGCACTTAACATTCCCAAAACATCCGGACAGCGTATCTATGTCGGAATCGAAGGGAAATACCGTCTGCTTACGATGCCTTCCCTGTTCGAGATTGGCTTTAATTATGTACGCTGGTATTACAAAATCGCTAGCGATACGCTCATCATTACAAACCATACGAACGCCGACACACTAGAAGTAAGGCTGCACATGCGCTCGGCAAGCGGCAAAGCCTATCCGTTCCTTGTGACTCAGCAGCTATCCATGCATGTGAACGAATATGAGCTTCCGTTTCATATGGAACGCGAAGGTGACGACCTGCTCTTCCGGGCAGACTCCGCTTCACTGAGCGCCGAAGCCTACCCGGACCTGCTGTACCGCATGCAGGTACAAGGCGCTCCGCTACAGCAAGTGAGCGACGCTCGCGCACTGCTGCAGGGCGCAGCCTGCCCTGATCCATCGCTGGTCGTGCTGGAACTGGGCGACAGCAGCGAATGGACCTGCACCGTGCAGGGTTGGCTGCATGGCCGCTCGGCCAGGAAAAACCATGCGCGCAGAGAGCGCCGCATCTCCTTTGAGGACGAGCGTGAGCGCTATCGCGAATATTTGGCCGAGCTTATGAACGGCTTCCATCTAACGCAGGACGGTCATGAAACCAGCGAGCTATTCCGTGTGAACGCGGTGGCTTGGTGGTATACCCACAATATGCTCGTCCACTATTCCGTGCCTCATGGTCTGGAGCAATATGGCGGTGCAGCTTGGGGAACGCGCGACGTATGTCAGGGACCGGTGGAATATTTCTCAGCCGTACAAAAATATGATGAGGTCCGTTCCATACTGCTGACTGTATTCAGCCACCAGTACGAGGACAGCGGAAGCTGGCCGCAATGGTTTATGTTCGACAACTATACCCGCGTGCAGCAGGAAGAAAGCCACGGTGATATCATCGTCTGGCCGCTCAAGGTACTGGGCGATTATTTGACCGCGACGCGGGATTACAGTATTCTGGGAGAAAATGTACCCTACACCCATCGGCATTCTTTCGATTTTACCAAGCAGACCGCGACCCTCATGGAGCATGCAAAGAAGGAAATCGAGTATATTCGGGCGAATTTCCTTCATGACACCCATCTGTCGGCCTACGGCGACGGAGATTGGGACGACACGCTCCAGCCGGCCAACGCTCAGTTGAAGCAGTACATGGCGAGCAGCTGGACGGTTGCACTCACCTATCAGGTGATTAGCAGCTTTGCTGCTGCTTTGGAAGAGGCCCCGGCGGGCGTCGTCGACGAAGCAGACAAGATTGCCCAGGAACTGCACCAGATGGCCGAGGGTATTCGCAAGGATTTCAACCGCTACATGCTGGAAAGCGGTACCATCCCAGGCTTCGTGTATATGGAGGAGCCTGGCCAGCCCAAGCTGATGCTTCACCCGTCCGATCCCGAGACGGGTATTCACTACCGCTTGCTGCCGATGACACGCAGCATGATCAGCCAGCTGCTCACACCTGAGCAAGCTTTGGCTCATGAGCAGCTCATCCGCGAGCAGTTCCTCTGCCCGGATGGGGTGCGTCTGATGAACCGCCCTGCGCAATACGATGGCGGTGTCAGCTCGCACTTCAAGCGCGCAGAGCAAGCGGCCAACTTCGGACGTGAGGTCGGGCTGCAATATGTGCATGCCCATATCCGCTTCGTGGAGGCGATGGCCAAGCTGGGGCGCAAGGATGACGCCTGGCACAGCCTGAAGCTCATCAATCCGGTTGGCATCCGCACGTCCGTCCCGAACGCCGAATGGCGTCAGAGCAACGCCTATTTCAGCAGCTCGGACGGCAAATTCAATACCCGCTATGAGGCACAGGAACGGTTTGGTGAACTGCGTGAAGGAACCGTACCGGTCAAAGGCGGCTGGAGAATCTACTCCAGCGGTCCGGGGATCTACATGAACCAGCTTATTTCGAACGTTCTGGGTATTCGTCAGTCGGGCGAAGACCTGATTTTGGACCCTGTGCTGCCGGACGATCTCGACGGATTGGAATTTGAGTTTTCCTTTGCCGGGAAACCGATCACCTTTGTTTACCGTATGCTGCAGGAGCATCATAACGGTGAGCAAGGCCGTGCAGTATTGAACGGAATGCTGCTGGAAAGTAAGCCAGCCAATGATAATCGCTACCGCTCCGGCGCCATGCGCATCAAGCGCGACACTTTCGAGCAGGCGCTGGCAGACTATGATGGTGTACATCGTCTGGAGATTATTTTATAA
- a CDS encoding LacI family DNA-binding transcriptional regulator, with protein sequence MVSIKDIAKQAGVSISTVSYALNGSDKVTEETCARILAIAKELNYVPNAAARNLKKRQTKIIGVFLTDFRGDVYGDLLYGIKEILNRKEYDLIVCSGKQSHRMLPERMIDGAIVLDQTFDSQELLSYAERGHKIVVLDRELNHPNINQVLLDNKAGAALAIEHLLELGHRKLYVVTGPDGSYDSWQRMQAVKQTVERSGIAEMIEIRGDFEKSGGEQAAEIILQQHVSPDSEPVAVFCLNDEMAVGFYNRMTQSELTLGKDIHIVGFDNIELAQYIQPRLTTIDYSKRKWGAVAAEQVLKIIAGEDVDHERLYVTLVQRESAGAVCIPQNKQNM encoded by the coding sequence GTGGTCAGCATTAAAGACATCGCCAAACAGGCGGGCGTTTCCATATCCACCGTATCATATGCTTTGAACGGCAGCGATAAGGTAACAGAAGAGACTTGCGCACGTATTTTGGCGATTGCCAAAGAACTTAACTATGTGCCAAATGCCGCCGCACGTAATCTCAAGAAAAGGCAAACCAAAATTATTGGCGTTTTCCTGACTGATTTTCGCGGAGACGTGTATGGAGATTTATTGTATGGCATCAAGGAAATTTTGAACCGCAAAGAATATGACCTCATCGTATGCAGCGGCAAGCAGTCTCATCGAATGCTGCCGGAGCGCATGATCGACGGAGCCATCGTGCTGGATCAGACGTTTGATAGTCAGGAGCTGCTAAGCTACGCCGAGCGGGGACATAAAATTGTCGTGCTGGACCGTGAACTGAATCACCCTAACATTAATCAGGTGCTGCTGGACAACAAAGCGGGTGCTGCGCTTGCGATAGAGCATCTATTGGAATTGGGACACCGCAAGCTGTATGTTGTCACCGGACCAGACGGTTCTTACGATTCATGGCAACGGATGCAGGCGGTCAAACAGACCGTTGAACGGAGTGGCATTGCCGAAATGATCGAGATTCGTGGCGATTTTGAAAAATCGGGTGGCGAGCAGGCGGCCGAGATCATTTTGCAGCAGCATGTCAGCCCGGATTCGGAACCTGTAGCCGTCTTTTGCCTCAATGATGAAATGGCCGTAGGCTTTTATAATCGAATGACTCAGTCTGAGCTAACGCTCGGCAAGGATATTCATATCGTCGGCTTCGATAATATTGAGCTGGCACAATATATTCAGCCCCGCCTGACCACCATTGACTATTCCAAGCGCAAATGGGGCGCTGTAGCCGCCGAACAGGTTCTCAAAATCATTGCAGGGGAAGACGTGGATCATGAACGATTGTACGTTACGCTTGTCCAAAGAGAATCCGCAGGTGCAGTATGCATTCCGCAAAATAAACAGAATATGTAA